DNA sequence from the Anser cygnoides isolate HZ-2024a breed goose chromosome 7, Taihu_goose_T2T_genome, whole genome shotgun sequence genome:
GCGAGGAAACCCCAATCCCAGCCCTGCAGTCCTGGCTTTGCACCCTTCTGCGGGCTGCGGTGCTCCTGCTGGTCCCGGCAGAGCAGCAGGATCAGGGCAGATGCGCCTcgtttgtgtgtgtatatgcatatatatatatatacacacacacacacttagatgtatatatatatatatgcatatatattatgtatatgtTCCTAACTCTTAACTCGgcctctctcttctccttccccctgcaAAATTCATCAACCACAGAAGTCATGCAAAGCCAGGCATTGCAGGCAAATATATTCCACTTTTCTTTAACTGATGaccaggggaaaaataaaataaaattcaaagccTTCCCAGTTTGAACAGACCAGCAAAGGGCTGGGCTTGCCAAAAATCAAATGGGACCCGGGGAGTGAGAGTGCCTAGACTCTCAGCACTAGCGTTTTGGCAGCAGAAACCGTCacagcccctggagctgctgtggTTTCAGCTTACCTGGGCTTCGGCGTCGGTTCTGGGTGGGATGCAGATGGGGCTAACCCCAGTTTTTACCCCACGGGTAGCAGGAGAGAGGGGATGGTGGGGTGGAGGGATTTTGAAATGAGCCTAAGAGACCTCCCCACTGAATTCCCAGTCCTAAAACCAAGACGAAATCCCTTAACCTGATTTGAAAATCCAAGCCCCGGgggtggagaaggagaaggcagagggggctggggcaccccgGGGATGCCCCATTCCCTGCAGCTGCGGGCACATCCCAAGGGGGGGGTCTAGGATAGTTTGGGTGCCGAACCCAAACCGCAGCGAGCCCGGCCGGAGAGGTGGCTCCTAGTCCCATATATGACGCCTGCAGTGCTCGACGGCCTGCGGGGAGAGACGGGGAGGATGGAGGGGGCATGCAGAGCCCCGTGGAGCCACAGGGAAGCGGGTTGAGTGCGGCGGGTGGCAGAGGGGACAGTGACACCACTTACATCGCATTCGATGGCAGTAGCCATACTGGCACACCAGTATCCAGGTCCCCAGGCGCAGGGCTCCGAGCCCAGGGGCGAGTCGCAAGCTCTGATTTTCTGCatcaaaaaggggaaaaaggctAAATGGTGAAAAAGgcagggggtggctgggggggtggggagggacagGTCACACGCTGTCTGCCAGTCCCACCGCGCGTGGCAGGGCACACTCACGGTGCAGACAAAGTCGGGGTCCATCATCTGCACCAGCAGCCGCACGGCCGCTGGCTCGTACTGCACCACCAGAGCCTCACACTGCGGGAGCGAAGCCGGTTTAGGGTGagccccacaaaaaaaaaaaaaggaaaaaggggaaaaaggaggtgGTTTGGGGACCCCCTCCAGCTGACCTGGCCGGTGAgtggtgcaggcagcagctcgcAGCCCTTCTCCAGCACGTCGCCCAGCTCCGCCAGCGTCTCATTCTTCAGCAGCTCATTATCGAAGTAGGTGATGAGGATCTGGCAGACATTGCAGAAGGAGCCCGTGGCCGGCTCGAGCGCGGCGGCCACCCCACGGGCAGCCCCCCGGCGCGGGCAGAGGCGCAGCATGGTGCAGATGGCCCGCGGGTCGGTGGCCTCCAGCAGCATGATGACCACCGCCTTGCCATAGGAGTCCACGAAGTCCTTGCACTGCCCGATGACGCCGTGGGGCAGCATGTAGCACACCTTCTCGATGTCGTTCACCAGCTGCTCCTGTTccgggggagggggaggggggggagcgaGAACAGGGTGGTGATGCCGGAGGGACCCCACTGCCACCCTTCTcaccgcgccccccccccccccccccccccccccagccccacgaaAGCCCCAGCTTGCCTCCGTCATGTTGTTCTCCAGGAGGCTCTCGGCCGCCCTGACGGCAAACTCGCACATCTCGCACAGTGGCGTGGTCTCCTGGGgtaggagattaaaaaaaaaaaaaaaatacaaggtgACACTTCCCCCCACCCAGCCTTTAGGATTTTAAGGGTGGCCGGGGATGGGACAAGCCCCACGTACCCCGTCGGGGACCAGCATGCTCAGGAGCTGGGCCACCTTCTCAGAGAGCAGTGCATGCATGGATCCTGATGATGACAGTGACAAGGACGACGACAAGGAGGGACAGagccccagcaggctgcagagctcccGCGGGTCCTGGGGAGAGACGCCCCGAATTCAGCAAGCTCAGCCCCCATCCCAGCCTTGTCAGGTGGGCAACGGGCATCTCGCTTACCTCAGCCTGCTGGGAGGAGGGATGcggaaaacagaaaggaaaaatagtaattaaaaagtGAACGACAACAGTTGCAATGTAAAAGGGGGAAGAAGCTGTTCAGAAAGCAGCCCCCTCGCTCaccaggtgccggagcagccaggcagccgTGTCCGCGTACTCAGCCAGGTAGCGCTTGCACTGTGTGGGGAGAAGGGGGCACGCTGAGC
Encoded proteins:
- the LOC106031701 gene encoding prosaposin-like gives rise to the protein MESRWSGWVLVLALCLGSYQAGASPLPECGERLEEWCRDVGTAAKCGVLELCRLTVWDRDLGKGIPCHLCQVVVSTLGKILQDNCTEEKLRLFLDKKCQYLPFQDWSVKCKKMVDTGILILVQLGKQVLSDPKVVCGTIKLCQPRGSPEGALKFQEPPPAPAQDFAELTIPVIAGVPLLLQPQDTPRAQEPGDLCGDCARLVAAVQMELGAFARSVASRAEKECEGLAPVLAQRCKRYLAEYADTAAWLLRHLQAEDPRELCSLLGLCPSLSSSLSLSSSGSMHALLSEKVAQLLSMLVPDGETTPLCEMCEFAVRAAESLLENNMTEEQLVNDIEKVCYMLPHGVIGQCKDFVDSYGKAVVIMLLEATDPRAICTMLRLCPRRGAARGVAAALEPATGSFCNVCQILITYFDNELLKNETLAELGDVLEKGCELLPAPLTGQCEALVVQYEPAAVRLLVQMMDPDFVCTKIRACDSPLGSEPCAWGPGYWCASMATAIECDAVEHCRRHIWD